The DNA region CCTTGCCTAGAGCCAGAGACTTGGCGAAGTCGTACATCTTTTCGGCAACGGTAAGACAGCTGTCAGCAAAATCTTTATCGTACTTGGCGTACAGCTTTCCTACAATGGCAAGGCCTGCGGCAATTTCACCACCGACATTTGAACCGATTTCACCAAGGCGCAGGTCTCGCTCTGCAGAGCCTCCGCGACCAGTGACGGTCAAGGCATCCTGAGCTTCTGGGCGGCCCCACCAGCCATGATCGGAACCGAAATTGCCCACGGAAACGACCATGTTGTCTACGATACCCTTGGCGGCACGATAGGAATTGACAAAGAATGCTGCTCCATGGGCTGCTTCGCGAAGAACGTCGGGCACATCGTCTGTCTTTACAAAATCACCCTGGTTGTAGGCGTAATGGTCCACATCCTTTGCGGGATTGGTGGCGGACATTACGGCCAAAGTCATAAAGGCAAATGCCTGGGTCTGTGATTCCTTCAAATGGTCGCCGCAGTCGTACCAACCACCCTGTAAATCACCTGCCTTTAAGGTAAAGTCTGCTACCGCATCATCGCCTAGCACGACCTTGCCAGATCCATCCTTGGTGTGGCTGGGACCGTGGAACCAGGATTGGGAATTGCCGCTACGTTGGATGCCGAAGAATTTCAGGGAGGCGTCCTTCACCATGGTGTAGACGTCATCGCTTACAATGAAGGTACTGGAAATTTCGCTGCCCACCTTGATGCGCAGGCGCTTTTCAGTAGGGACTGACTGGGGAATGTTTCCTATCTGGATGATTCCTGTGGTTCCAGTAAAATCAATTTTGTAACGCCTCATGTCATTGCTTGCCGCGTTGGTACCTGCAATGATAGTCCAGTCGGAAGAAGTTTCTACTTCGCTGTTCTTAAAGGTTCCCGTGACCTTGGGGCTCAGGGATTTGCCCATTTCGTCAACCACTTCGAATTCTTCGGCGGAACCTACAAAGTAGAACTGGCGTTCAGTATCCTTCTTCAGGTAACCTGCCTGGTTTACGCGGATTGGGGAAATCTTGGTATTGATGGCGTCGAGATAGGCCTGGTCCAGGGTGTCGGGCATCAGGGCGCCAGCTTCAAAACTAGCAGGGGTCCTGGGGATATCGAGGACACCGATTTTTTTGGTAATGGTTGTGTCAAACTTGTCTATGACCTTGTCGTCCCAGGTCAGGGGCCATGTGGGGCGAATCAGGTCGTAGGGTGTGGTGGCGGCAACGGCTGCTGTTCCAGAGAGAGCTGCAATAGCAGTGGCTGCCATAAAATGGGTTGCTTTTTTATTACAAGACATATGATTTTCCTAACCAAATAACGTTATTTGGTTCCAATATAAAAAGATTGCTGGAATCTTACAAGCGTTTGTTACAAATATCTTGCAATGTTTGGTTTAAATGAAAATAAGAGTGGTATTATTCAAATCTCAATGCTTCGATAGGATCCAGTCGGCTGGCCTTTCGGGCGGGATACCATCCGAAGAAAACGCCTGTCATGAAGCAGACGCCAAAGCTGACCACGACGCTTGTCAGTGACACGCTCATGGGCCAGTTTAGAATGGACTTTACCGCCTGGGAGGCGCCGATGCCCAGGGCGATTCCGATGAGGCCGCCCAGCAGGCTGATGGCAACGGATTCAAAAAGGAACTGCAGGAGAATGTCGCGACCCCGGGCACCGATGGCCATGCGTAGCCCGATTTCCTTGGTGCGTTCCGTAACGGAGACATACATGATGTTCATGATGCCGATACCGCCAACAAACAAGCTGATGCCTGCAATTACCGTAAGGACTAAGGACAACATATCGGAAGTGTTGGTCATCATTGTGATCATTTCTTCCTGGGTGAAGATGCGGAAGGGGTCCGTAGGACGAGTCCATTGGCGGCGTTCCTTCAGGATGCCCATGATTTCTTCGGTAGCCTGTTCCGCATAGCCTTCGCCGATGGTGTTTGCAAAAATCTGGCGGATTTCCGTGGTGGCGTTAAAGCGTTTCATCACCGTCTGGTAGGGAGCGAAGATGACGTCGTCCTGGTCCTGCCCGAAGTCGCCGCCGCCCTTGCCTTTAAGGGTGCCGATGACTTTCAGCGGGATGCTCTTGTACCTGATGGTTTTTCCCAGAGGGTTGCCTTCGGGGAACAGGTTCTTGACAACGGTCTGTCCGATGACGCAGACTTTTGCCATACGGTCGGCGTTGTCGTCAAACATGACGCCTTCGTCGATTTCGTAATTACGGATTTTGAGATAGTCCGACGAAATGCCGCTAAGGGCCGTGGGGGAGTTGTTGTTCCCTGCAATGGCTTGCCCGCCGGCGGTAATCATGGGGGACACTGCATCGATGTACTGCGCCTCTTCCCGAAGGGCGATGACGTCGGCCTCTTCCAGGGAAACAGCCGATTCCGTCTGGACGCCGCCACGACGGTCCCGGTTCGGCATGATGATGATGGCGTTGGTGCCCATGGATGTCATCTGGTCCTTGATGGACTGCTTGGAGCCTTCGCCCATGGCCACCATGGCGATGACGGCTGCCACACCGATGACGATGCCTAACACCGAAAGGAAGGTCCGCATGCGGTTGCGGAACAAAGCCTTCAACGCAATTTTCATCAGGACAAACGGACTCATCAGGCACCCTCCCCGCGACGGACTTCGCCGGAGGCTTTGCTTGAATCTTCGTCGGCTCCGGAATCGTCGTCAAAAACTTCGGGCGGAGGCAGCGCCTCAAGGGCTGCGCGGGCGTCCGCCACGTTCTCGTTGATTACATCCTTTTTCAGGAGGCCGTCCCGTAGTGTAATAGTGCGTCCGC from Fibrobacter sp. includes:
- a CDS encoding ABC transporter permease, yielding MSPFVLMKIALKALFRNRMRTFLSVLGIVIGVAAVIAMVAMGEGSKQSIKDQMTSMGTNAIIIMPNRDRRGGVQTESAVSLEEADVIALREEAQYIDAVSPMITAGGQAIAGNNNSPTALSGISSDYLKIRNYEIDEGVMFDDNADRMAKVCVIGQTVVKNLFPEGNPLGKTIRYKSIPLKVIGTLKGKGGGDFGQDQDDVIFAPYQTVMKRFNATTEIRQIFANTIGEGYAEQATEEIMGILKERRQWTRPTDPFRIFTQEEMITMMTNTSDMLSLVLTVIAGISLFVGGIGIMNIMYVSVTERTKEIGLRMAIGARGRDILLQFLFESVAISLLGGLIGIALGIGASQAVKSILNWPMSVSLTSVVVSFGVCFMTGVFFGWYPARKASRLDPIEALRFE